Part of the Scylla paramamosain isolate STU-SP2022 chromosome 22, ASM3559412v1, whole genome shotgun sequence genome, TTAGACACTGAAACAATTGCTTGAAAACAGTGCTGTCAAATAATCTTAGGTATACTTTATGAGGAAGAGTAACATCTTCAATATAGGTAAAATGAAACTACAGGTTTTGTGACTTTTTGCTTAAAATTGttgcaaagaaaacaaaatgataGACTGCTGACATTAGTTGCAATTTTGTTGGTGACTAGGGTGGCTGAGTGGCGGGTGCAGGAGCCGTGCACCAGGTCGTCCCGCAGGGTTATGCTGGCTTGAGTCACCTCTTTACCTCAAAATAAGATAATGTTAGGTATCTGGAGCCTCAGGCAGACCCAAAACCCTACCTGGGTGACGACCTAGCTGCTCCCAAACAGCcactaccaaaaacatctaTGTCAGTCCAGGTCACAACCTACAAGACAAAAGCAGTCAGTGTCTTACTCCTTATACAGCTTAGCTTGGAAAGGAACACCTGAGAGGCCTGCAGTCATCTTGGGTGTGACCGTGGGCTGGTTAGGCCACCATCTAGGTTGTACACAAAATTGGCCTCTTCTTGGTAATCATACATGAGGGGATTATCAATATATGCAGTAATTGTGACAACAGTAGTTAAAGGATTTTCACAGGGCATTGATTCACATGCCACTAGTGTTCCATACATTAATTAAATTTGGAAGTTTAGTCTTTATCATTTGATCACTACAATATGTAGTTACATCATTACCTTAGTTTGATTTTAAAGAAGCCAAACCACCTTGTATTTTATGTTTCACAGTGCAACTGCCTTACACATGTTTATATACAAAGTTGTgtagaaaatgtttttttaactGTAACACAACTGATTTTTAAttactcaaaaaataaataaaaataaagtccaTGATTTGTGCTTTAGCACCTAAAGGAAACCCTTGATAAAGTTGTCTGGCATACACATGGTGACCACGGCACTAATCCTCGCCCAAAGACTAAACACAAAGTGTTGGCATGTAAGGCAAACGCAAGTGAGACCTTCACGTAGGTATTATGTGACACGTGACAGTCCAGCTGCCTTGGCCACCTGTCCGTCTTGGCCAGCTAAAGCTATCAATATATAGAACATCTATCACAATGATAATTAAAAGCATACAAAAAGTCACAGCAATTCCAAAGGGTGTCACAATTTCTCCTGAGCCCTTGAAAAATTGGGATCCCTTTAGATTATTTAATAGGCCAAGGCGGACAGACTCACCACTTACACAGCAGCTCACATATAGGTGAACAAGGGTTTCCAAATGCAAGAGTTTAGAACTGGCCATGTACGGCAGTGTGTGTACTATGCACATGGAcgcacacgtgcacacacactctCTGAGGCCGGAGTGTGGCCGTCAGGTACATAGAACACTCAGACCGTTGTGTCCTTTCTAGCCACTTAGTCAAAAGCGGTAACATTCACACTCCTTGTATCACACAGTTACACTCTTCTTTCCACTAGGCTGTTTGACAAACATCCGTGCCAGCTAGCAGCACCCTCACATTCGAGTTAACACTGTGGACATTGTTGTCCCAGTCACAATGCCTCACTGGCTACATAACTTAAACCAGGCATTACCTAGCACTGTTCAACCATCCACATACATGCCCAAAACCACCCCTGCCTGGTGGGAGCCGCCCCCCTGATCTCCCCACGGTTGAGGGGAGTGCAGTGCTGGGCTTCCTGTGACTGTGAATACGGTatcttcatcgtcttcctcatcctcttcctcctcagggGCATGCATGGGGGCGGTGAGTCAGGAGGCCTCATGTCTTCCACCACACAGGCCGCAAGCAACAGCACCCTGGTGACATGCTCGTAGTGGAAGATAGCACCACAAGCATGGCACCAACAAGGATAACAGGGTCAATCCCAGCCACCTCCGCCCACATGACTCATCTGCTGTGCCTCCAGGTCCCCCACACTCACATGGATGGTGTGCAAAGTCTCCTTCTGCATCACTCATGCAGTGGTACAACATACACTGTGCACAAGTGATGCAAGTAAGCGTGTCGATGGCTGAACGCACACAATCTGGGGCAAATTCGCAACTGCCTCGTGAATTTTTGTCATAGGTAAACATATCTTGGCAATGCTTGCAACGGGCCTTTATggtccttttgttctttttatctttttttggtaGTCTTCTGGTTGTAGGAACAGGTGGGACCATAGGTTGTGAAGGAGTTCCCCTACCAAGCTCTGGATTCTGATATTTCTTGATAGATGAAATATCCCTCTTCTCTGGCTTTACCTCCACCACTGGATAGCTGTAGTGGTGGCGAGGGTTTTCTTCAAATTGGACATAGGAAGAAGGGTCTACAGTAACATTCGTTTTGTCTTGGTCTGGAGGGAGATCAAGAGGGTTTTCAGGCTTGTGATCATATTCCAGTTCTATTGGCTTGTCTGGGGGCTTGATATTGGGAGGCAAGGGAGGCTTGGGTCTCGGCAGAAAGGTGATGTGGTGCAAGTAAtcatggtggtggttggggtgtgggtgtggatgtggatATGGTTGAGTTGTCCCAGTCGTTGTGGCGGGTAGGTTAGGAGGGGTAGAAGACGTGTTTGTTGTGGAAATGCCAACTCCTCCCACTGACACAACCCCCCCTaccccacttcctcctcctggtggtggtggtggatagtggtggtggtggtggtgatggtggtggtggtggtagtgagaggggtgggaggggtggTCTGGGGTCTGGATGGGAGTTACGGTGGGTGTGTGAcggctgctgctggtggtgaccGACCCCGATGACGACCGTGGGCCTTCTCTTTCCACTGGAGGAAGGTGGACCGTCTGCaaatcaccatcactgtcaagGTTGTTTATTAATTACATGGCTTCTTGCTACACAGCTGAAAATATCTGGAGaacaaactaaagaaaaatcaaacaaattaCCATATGTCAAAAtcataaacaaaagtaaaactTAAATACTAACTTTGCTTTGTGTTTGTATAACATAGAAATTAAAATTATTTAGTGTGTATGatgaaagaaactgagaaaCATGGCTGGAGCTCAGGGTTAATGGCAAGGCAGTTACAAAACTGGGAGAAAATAACACCACACAATAGACCACATGCAGGTTATATGAGTGGCTTCATACTGAAGAGGACTGGCTGCTGAATACTGAACAACCTTTTGTATCACAGATAACAAGGATCTTCTGCTTTCCTCGTTACATCAGATGTTCGTAATTCACTAGCAGGCACACACTCATTTCTTTGGGGAAACTATATTTTTCATCATGTCAACCATGAAGGTTAGATATTTCACAACACTTAAAAAATATGGAAGATATTTACCGAACATTTCTGGGGGAGGATGTCTTTCCAGTTTGGATACATATCATCAATGTGCTCAGTACTTAAGAGCTCAGATAGAAAGAGTAAAGCATTATGTCTGattaaagaataataaacataatGTCTAGAATTTCAATGTTCAAAAACAATAATGTCCTGTATTTATGGGCAACACATGGAAATTACTTCATCAACAGATACATAACACAATGCTGTTCCCTTCCTGTAAATGTGGTTCATGTTCCCAGATCCTCCCAGGAAAACTGTATGCCACTAATCTACTTCCACAACCCACCACCTGGAAGTGATACTTACCACAAATACTTTTTCTACATCGAGGCCATGGCGGTAGGATGGGAAGTCATTGAGACCTGTAAAGAAAGACATATCTtagctctctccctctttcctgcaCTCTGTATGACATTCAAGTTGACAATGGCTAGGCTTGACATACACATGCCACGTATACATGAACATGTATAAATATTCAAAGAAATATCTGCTTTGTGTTTCAATGACCAGAGCTACCAGCCAACTTTTCATCTTGTTCTCTGAGTTAGAGGAAAGACTGACTGCATAATAAATACAAAGTGAGACACTGTGCTGCTGCAACATAAAATCTAAATATACTGAATAATGAGAACAAAATAAAGTtttcattccacacacacacacacacacacacacacacacacacacaaaaaaaaaaaaaaaaaaaaaaaaaaaaaaaaaaaaaaaaaagtttgtatttTACTGTTTCATATACCAATACTAATTGTTCAAATGTATAATTCTAATACTTATTATTCTCATGATCAAATATTACCAAGAAAATCCCAAGGCTTTCCATATTACAAAAAGTTTCTCCATCTTAGCTCATAAAAACCCATATAACACAATCTTGCGTTGAATGAATCAACATCTTTTGAAAATCTTTTCCCGTTTCTAAGCTGTCTTTGTACAGCTTTCAAGCATCCTGTGAAAAGCAATCACATCCATGAACCCAGAGCAGCTTTAGCTTCATAAATCCTGATTAAGCTAAATATGCTAAAGATCAGAAATTGCCACTAAGCTGAGGGACAGCATTTCAATGAACTACTTACAATAATTTCTCAGGTGCTGGATGTGTTCTGAAGCTCCAAGCTCTATGTTACTCAATACACAATGTAGGTAACAGGAacatgaatgatgatgattatgatgaacACTGATGACAATAATAGTCTTTTAAATGTCTACGCACAGTATATCCGGGCAGACATCTCCTATGAAGAAGAGTAGCTGGGAGAAGgtgccacacccacacactcacaataACAATCACCCACAAGCATTCCCTCACATCTTCACCTCTGGACCTTCAAAGAGTAATGATCCTCACTAATAATTCAGTGCAAGTGTTGAGTTGTACACCACATCCTAGTCTCTCCATCAGGACCTCATCAAACCTTTTTACCACCACATTCTGCTCCCTCATACAACCTTCCCTTTACATCCATCCCAACATCTAATCACAATATTAATTCCTACCCatgtctttctcacttcattaaCTCTTAACTGCACCTAGACATCTATACAGAAAAGCCCTTAATTACTTACAAACAGTCCATCTCCTCAAGCAACTCACCATTCAGATGCACATCCATTCTCTTACCATCTAACATCCttatgtttttcattatttcattcttaCCCTCATTCATTATTAATTGTTCTCTCACACACCCTTCCACACTCCTCAACCAGTTGTCTTGATTTCTCTTCTGAATCAGCCACCAGTgcagcatcatctgcaaacaccAGCTGATTCAGATTCCACTCTCTACAATCAGCAGACTCAAATTTCTACCTAACATTTTTCCATTCACTTCCCTTACAACTCTCCCTGCATGATATTAAGCATCCAAATAACTCACCAATAATCCAAAATTTGCAGcatgaggaaagataaaaagaaaggcccatcaataaaataaatttgtaAACATCTATATAATGCACATTACATTTTTCAAGATGATATCTTATTTACATTGATATCCCAAACAGCATGAGTCCAATACTTTAAACAATGTATACTGTAGCATTCTTGAATGTTACAATTAATGCATGTCCATTTCTCATAATCTTCTAACTAGTATGTTCTTGATACTTGAAATACTGCCAAAAGACACAATTCATTAAGAATAATGATATTGTTTCAACTTCATACAAGACTAAAATGATCAAATAAACTAGACTAGCTGGTCTATCTCTCACTGCAAGATTGAAACCATCCTTCAGGATTGTGTGAACCTGAACACTACATGGGTACTCCAAGTGAAGCATGAACAAATACACTATGACCATAAATGACCTTCATGGTCAAAAATCTAAAaaggagaattaaaaaaaaaaactttatacaTATCATGTGTAACTTTAACATGTAGTTCAGGAAACTGGTATAGGAGTTAGCATGCTTAGTTCACACTTGAGGGGTTCTGGATTTGTCTCGTTTCACACTGAATCTtttgttcacctagcagtgaaTAGCTATGGAATATGAACTGAAAATTGTAATCTTGCCTTCCTGGAAGACCTAGAAGACCAGCAATATTGATCTCTTGTATGTACTAAGAGACTTACATGAGGATAAGAGTGGAGGAGCAA contains:
- the LOC135111577 gene encoding sprouty-related, EVH1 domain-containing protein 1-like isoform X6 — encoded protein: MNQECGNYLVRVRAQVMMRDDSTGLWVPMGGGGLSNVSVRKRVTQPDLDDSKHEYLIYGKRISDQTVVLSCTIKKDFEYYKVMPTFHHWKTGDMKFGLTFQTAADARAFDSGVRTAFDDLVEGLNDFPSYRHGLDVEKVFVTVHLPPVEREGPRSSSGSVTTSSSRHTPTVTPIQTPDHPSHPSHYHHHHHHHHHHHYPPPPPGGGSGVGGVVSVGGVGISTTNTSSTPPNLPATTTGTTQPYPHPHPHPNHHHDYLHHITFLPRPKPPLPPNIKPPDKPIELEYDHKPENPLDLPPDQDKTNVTVDPSSYVQFEENPRHHYSYPVVEVKPEKRDISSIKKYQNPELGRGTPSQPMVPPVPTTRRLPKKDKKNKRTIKARCKHCQDMFTYDKNSRGSCEFAPDCVRSAIDTLTCITCAQCMLYHCMSDAEGDFAHHPCECGGPGGTADESCGRRWLGLTLLSLLVPCLWCYLPLRACHQGAVACGLCGGRHEAS
- the LOC135111577 gene encoding sprouty-related, EVH1 domain-containing protein 2-like isoform X2 translates to MNGRPLSLKPRQPRGLPVNDISMKLNAAPPAVGNYLVRVRAQVMMRDDSTGLWVPMGGGGLSNVSVRKRVTQPDLDDSKHEYLIYGKRISDQTVVLSCTIKKDFEYYKVMPTFHHWKTGDMKFGLTFQTAADARAFDSGVRTAFDDLVEGLNDFPSYRHGLDVEKVFVTVHLPPVEREGPRSSSGSVTTSSSRHTPTVTPIQTPDHPSHPSHYHHHHHHHHHHHYPPPPPGGGSGVGGVVSVGGVGISTTNTSSTPPNLPATTTGTTQPYPHPHPHPNHHHDYLHHITFLPRPKPPLPPNIKPPDKPIELEYDHKPENPLDLPPDQDKTNVTVDPSSYVQFEENPRHHYSYPVVEVKPEKRDISSIKKYQNPELGRGTPSQPMVPPVPTTRRLPKKDKKNKRTIKARCKHCQDMFTYDKNSRGSCEFAPDCVRSAIDTLTCITCAQCMLYHCMSDAEGDFAHHPCECGGPGGTADESCGRRWLGLTLLSLLVPCLWCYLPLRACHQGAVACGLCGGRHEAS
- the LOC135111577 gene encoding sprouty-related, EVH1 domain-containing protein 2-like isoform X1, whose product is MVRWSRLSSSASKQRESMRAVPSHKPQDEVLSVSGNYLVRVRAQVMMRDDSTGLWVPMGGGGLSNVSVRKRVTQPDLDDSKHEYLIYGKRISDQTVVLSCTIKKDFEYYKVMPTFHHWKTGDMKFGLTFQTAADARAFDSGVRTAFDDLVEGLNDFPSYRHGLDVEKVFVTVHLPPVEREGPRSSSGSVTTSSSRHTPTVTPIQTPDHPSHPSHYHHHHHHHHHHHYPPPPPGGGSGVGGVVSVGGVGISTTNTSSTPPNLPATTTGTTQPYPHPHPHPNHHHDYLHHITFLPRPKPPLPPNIKPPDKPIELEYDHKPENPLDLPPDQDKTNVTVDPSSYVQFEENPRHHYSYPVVEVKPEKRDISSIKKYQNPELGRGTPSQPMVPPVPTTRRLPKKDKKNKRTIKARCKHCQDMFTYDKNSRGSCEFAPDCVRSAIDTLTCITCAQCMLYHCMSDAEGDFAHHPCECGGPGGTADESCGRRWLGLTLLSLLVPCLWCYLPLRACHQGAVACGLCGGRHEAS
- the LOC135111577 gene encoding sprouty-related, EVH1 domain-containing protein 2-like isoform X4, coding for MVRWSRLSSSASGNYLVRVRAQVMMRDDSTGLWVPMGGGGLSNVSVRKRVTQPDLDDSKHEYLIYGKRISDQTVVLSCTIKKDFEYYKVMPTFHHWKTGDMKFGLTFQTAADARAFDSGVRTAFDDLVEGLNDFPSYRHGLDVEKVFVTVHLPPVEREGPRSSSGSVTTSSSRHTPTVTPIQTPDHPSHPSHYHHHHHHHHHHHYPPPPPGGGSGVGGVVSVGGVGISTTNTSSTPPNLPATTTGTTQPYPHPHPHPNHHHDYLHHITFLPRPKPPLPPNIKPPDKPIELEYDHKPENPLDLPPDQDKTNVTVDPSSYVQFEENPRHHYSYPVVEVKPEKRDISSIKKYQNPELGRGTPSQPMVPPVPTTRRLPKKDKKNKRTIKARCKHCQDMFTYDKNSRGSCEFAPDCVRSAIDTLTCITCAQCMLYHCMSDAEGDFAHHPCECGGPGGTADESCGRRWLGLTLLSLLVPCLWCYLPLRACHQGAVACGLCGGRHEAS
- the LOC135111577 gene encoding sprouty-related, EVH1 domain-containing protein 1-like isoform X5, whose protein sequence is MTEGNDDGNYLVRVRAQVMMRDDSTGLWVPMGGGGLSNVSVRKRVTQPDLDDSKHEYLIYGKRISDQTVVLSCTIKKDFEYYKVMPTFHHWKTGDMKFGLTFQTAADARAFDSGVRTAFDDLVEGLNDFPSYRHGLDVEKVFVTVHLPPVEREGPRSSSGSVTTSSSRHTPTVTPIQTPDHPSHPSHYHHHHHHHHHHHYPPPPPGGGSGVGGVVSVGGVGISTTNTSSTPPNLPATTTGTTQPYPHPHPHPNHHHDYLHHITFLPRPKPPLPPNIKPPDKPIELEYDHKPENPLDLPPDQDKTNVTVDPSSYVQFEENPRHHYSYPVVEVKPEKRDISSIKKYQNPELGRGTPSQPMVPPVPTTRRLPKKDKKNKRTIKARCKHCQDMFTYDKNSRGSCEFAPDCVRSAIDTLTCITCAQCMLYHCMSDAEGDFAHHPCECGGPGGTADESCGRRWLGLTLLSLLVPCLWCYLPLRACHQGAVACGLCGGRHEAS
- the LOC135111577 gene encoding sprouty-related, EVH1 domain-containing protein 2-like isoform X3 — protein: MHFPLRASSPSRTTHGNYLVRVRAQVMMRDDSTGLWVPMGGGGLSNVSVRKRVTQPDLDDSKHEYLIYGKRISDQTVVLSCTIKKDFEYYKVMPTFHHWKTGDMKFGLTFQTAADARAFDSGVRTAFDDLVEGLNDFPSYRHGLDVEKVFVTVHLPPVEREGPRSSSGSVTTSSSRHTPTVTPIQTPDHPSHPSHYHHHHHHHHHHHYPPPPPGGGSGVGGVVSVGGVGISTTNTSSTPPNLPATTTGTTQPYPHPHPHPNHHHDYLHHITFLPRPKPPLPPNIKPPDKPIELEYDHKPENPLDLPPDQDKTNVTVDPSSYVQFEENPRHHYSYPVVEVKPEKRDISSIKKYQNPELGRGTPSQPMVPPVPTTRRLPKKDKKNKRTIKARCKHCQDMFTYDKNSRGSCEFAPDCVRSAIDTLTCITCAQCMLYHCMSDAEGDFAHHPCECGGPGGTADESCGRRWLGLTLLSLLVPCLWCYLPLRACHQGAVACGLCGGRHEAS
- the LOC135111577 gene encoding sprouty-related, EVH1 domain-containing protein 2-like isoform X7, encoding MQELLTVASARLSMTWLRMMLHWWLIQKRNQDNWLRSVEGCVREQLIMNEGLNDFPSYRHGLDVEKVFVTVHLPPVEREGPRSSSGSVTTSSSRHTPTVTPIQTPDHPSHPSHYHHHHHHHHHHHYPPPPPGGGSGVGGVVSVGGVGISTTNTSSTPPNLPATTTGTTQPYPHPHPHPNHHHDYLHHITFLPRPKPPLPPNIKPPDKPIELEYDHKPENPLDLPPDQDKTNVTVDPSSYVQFEENPRHHYSYPVVEVKPEKRDISSIKKYQNPELGRGTPSQPMVPPVPTTRRLPKKDKKNKRTIKARCKHCQDMFTYDKNSRGSCEFAPDCVRSAIDTLTCITCAQCMLYHCMSDAEGDFAHHPCECGGPGGTADESCGRRWLGLTLLSLLVPCLWCYLPLRACHQGAVACGLCGGRHEAS